CATGTCACCTTCCCATAGGCCGCGACCGGCATCGGTAACCTGACGCGGTATCATGCACCGGCAGCCGAAGGGCATGCCACAGGGGGATCGGGATGAGGCTTTGGCGTTGGCTTGCGGTGCTGGTGGTCATGGGCATCGTGGCCGCGGGGATCTGGGGCTGGCAGTCGGGCATGTTGCCGCAGATGCTGGCGGAAAACATGTCGCCGACGGCTGCGTCCTCTCCATCCACGCCAGGTCAGACGTCGACGGCGGCGCAGGAGGGCTCCGGCCCTGCCAGCGCCAGTTCCAGTGCTGCGGATGCACCGGCGGTGACGGTGTCGGTGACCAGGGCGGTGCGCGGTACGGCGATCGACAGCCTGACCACCTTCGGCACCATCGAGCCGCGCGCTATGATCGTGCTGTCACCGCAATCCGGCGGTCATGTGACCGAGGTGTTGTTCCAGGAAGGCGGGCGCGTCACCGCCGTCCAGCCGCTGGTGCGGCTGGACGACCGGGTGGCCCGCTCGGAACTGGCGAGCGCCCAGGCGGCGGCACACCTGGATCGCGAGACTCTGAAACGTGATTCAGAACTGGGGCGACGTGGCACTAAATCGCACGCCGATATCGACCGGTCCCGGGCGGCGCTTGCCGCCTCGCAGGCGTCTCTGGCGGTGAAGCAGACCCAGCTCGACCTGCTGACCCTGCGGGCACCGATCGACGGCGTGACCATGACCCGCAAGGTCGAGGTCGGCAGCTTTCTGGCACCCGGCGAGGAAGCGGTGACGGTTGCCGATCATTCACAATTGCGGGTGACCTTTCGCCTCTCGGAACGGCTGCTGCCCCGGCTGTCGGTGGGTCAGCCGGTGACGATCACCGCCGAAAGCCTGGGCACCCGACCGATCGACGGCAAGGTGACACTGGTCGACCCATCGGTGGAGGCCGACAGCCGCAGTGTGCTGCTGCGTGCCGGGTTGACGCCCGCCGATGTCGCTGGACGGGCGGTCTATCCGGGCCTGTTCGTCAATGTGTCGCTGGAACTCGGGCGCAGGACCGGCGCCATACTGGTGCCGCGGCCGGCGGTGCAGTCGTCGCTGTCGGGCGATTATGTCTTCGTGGTCGAGCCGGATGCATCCGGCCGTGACACCGGCCGCGCGGTCAGGCGTGCGGTGACGATCGGCGCCGACGGCACCGATGGCCTGGTCGAGGTGGTCTCGGGGCTCGACGAGGGCACGGCGGTGGTCAGCACCGGGCAGTTCAAGGTCGAGGACGGCATGCGGGTGGCCATCGTGCCGGCATCCACGCCCACTCCGGCGTCGACACCCGCGCCGGCATCCACGCCCGCAGCGGCACCGGCAAGCGGTGGGGCCGGCTGATGCTGATCTCGGACCTGTGTATCCAGCGGCCGGTCTTTGCCATCGTCATCAATCTGATCCTGGCATTGCTCGGGATCTATGCGCTCGACCATCTGTCGATCCGGCAGTTGCCGGCGATGGACTTCCCCTATGTCACCATCACCACGGTCTATCCGGGTGCCGCCGCCGAACAGGTGGAACGCCAGTTGACCACGCCGATCGAGCAGGCGGTGTCGGGTGTGCCCGGGGTGCAGCAGATCACGTCGCAGAGCCGTGCCGGCATGTCGCTGGTCCAGATCCAGTTCCGGCTGGGCCTGGACGGGCTGTTGCTGGCCAATGAGGTCCGCAACAAGGTGGCGCCGCTGACCGACAGCCTGCCGCCGGCGGCGCGGGCGCCGGTGGTGGCTCAGCAGAGCCTGGACGCCCAGCCGATCATGTTCGTGACGGTGGCCAGCCAGACGCATGACGCGCTGGAGATCAGCGATACCGCCAACCGGCTGTTGCTGCCGCGGATTTCGGCGCTGGAGGGGGTGGCCCAGGCACTGCTGCTCGGCGAGCGGCGCTATGCCATCCGGCTGGTGCTCGATCCGATCCGGCTAGCCTCCTATGGCCTCACGATCGGCGATGTGCGGGCGGCCGTGGTGGCGCAGAACGCCGACGTGCCGGGCGGCGAGATCCGCACCCGCACCGACCGTACCGATGTGGTGGTCGAAGGCGCTTTGGCAACGGCGGCTGAATTCGAGCGGCTGGTGGTGCGGCCGGAGCCGGGCTATCTGGTGCGGGTGTCGGATATCGGGCGGGTCGAGGTCGGGCCGGAATCGCTCGACAATGCCATCCGTTTCGACGGCCAGGACGTGGTCGCCATCGGCATCGTGCCGCAGAGCACCGCCAATCCGCTCGACATCGCCAAGCTGGTCAAGGCAGAGCTTCCGGCCCTGGAAGCCGGCCTGCCGGGCGGCTTCCACCTGACCATCGCCTTCGACAGCACTGTTTATATCGAGGCATCGGTCCATGAGGTGTTCGAGACGATCATCATTGCCGTCGGGCTGGTGCTGGGCGTGGTGGTGTTGTTTCTGGGCTCGCTGCGCTCCAGTGCGATTGCGCTGGTCACCATTCCGCTGTCGCTGCTGGGCACGCTGGGGATGATGGCGGCGCTGGATTTCAGCATCAACACCCTGACCCTGATGGCGGTGGTGCTGGCGATCGGACTGGTGGTCGACGATGCCATCGTCGAGATCGAGAATGTTCAGCGCCATGTCGATGACGGGCTGGACCCGTTCACGGCCTCTTTCCTTGGCAGCCGCGAGATCGGCTTCGCCGTGATCGCGACCACCCTGACGCTGGCGGCGGTGTTCGCGCCGATCGGGCTGGTCGGCGGCCAGATCGGTATGCTGTTCCGGGAATTCGCCTTCACGCTGGCGGGTGCCGTGCTGGTTTCGGGCTTCATCGCCCGGACATTGTCGCCAATGATGTGCGCGCGCCTGATCGGCACCCGATCGGAGCGCGGCTATGCCCGGCGGGTGGAACGGTTGAGCGAGCGGGTGGCCGTGGCCTATGGCCGGCTGCTGGGCTGGCTGCTGCACCATCGCTGGATCATCGTTCTGGCGGTCGTCGGCGCATTGGTGTTCGGCTATGGTCAGGCCGGCCGGCTGGGTTTCGCCTTCGCGCCGACCGAGGATCAGGGCTATATCCTGTTCGACATCGAGGCGCGCGGCACATCGACCCTGTCTCATCTTGAAGATCAGGTGGCCGGGCTGGAAACCATCCTGCGCGGCGTGCCCGAAGCGACCGGCGCGCTGACATTGCTTGGCAGCCCCAGCCCGTCGAAGGCCAATGCCTATCTGCTGTTGAAGCCATGGGACCAGCGCCAGCGCAGCGCATTGGAAATCGGTGACGCGCTGAAACCACAGCTCGCGGCGCTGCCCGGTCTGCGGGTCAATGTGTTGCAGGTGAGCCCGCTTGGCGGCGGCGGCAGTTCGCGTCCGATCCAGCTGATGATCACGACCACCGGCGACTATCAGGATCTGGCGGCGGCGATGGACCGGCTGGTGGAACGGGCGCGCGCCGTGCCGTCGATCGCCGACCCGGCATCCAGCCTGCAGCTTGAACGGCCCGAACTGCGGGTGACGCTGGATCGCGATGGCGCCGGAGAACAGGGTGTGACCGCAACGGCTCTGGGCGATACGCTGCAGGCGGCGCTGGGTGGCAATCCGGTCTCGACCTTCTCGAACCGTGGTGAGCTGTACAAGGTGATCATCGACCTGCCGCCGGAATGGCGCGGATCGATCGACACGATCAACACCCTGGAAGTCCGTGGCAAAAGTGCCGACCCGCTGCCGCTGCGCGACTTCGTGCAGGTGACGCGCGGCGTCGGCGCCGACATGCTGGAGCATACCGACGGGCTTCGGTCCGCCACCTTCACGGCCGGCGTCGCCCCCGGCCATACGGCGGCCGAGGCCTTCGCGGCGCTGCTGCCCCTGACCACACAGGCGCTGGATCCGGGCATGAAGCCGGTGCTGGGCGGTGATGCCGCCAAAGCCGGGGCCGAGAGCGGATCGGCGGGCACGGTGCTGCTGCTGGCGCTGGTGTTCATCTATTTCATGCTGAGCGCGCAGTTCGAAAGCTTTCGCGACCCGGCGATCGTGCTGGCGGTGGCGCCGCTGGCGGTGGCGGGCGCCATCGTCACGCTGGCCGAAACCGGCGGCGGGCTGAACATCTACAGCTTCATCGGCTTCGTCACCCTGATCGGACTGATCGCCAAACACGGCATCCTGATCACCGAATTCGCCAACCAGCTGCGCGATGCCGGCCGTGACCGGACCGAGGCGGTGGTGGAGGCGGCAACCACGCGCCTGCGTCCGATCATCATGACCACGATCGCCACGGTGCTGGGTGCCGTGCCGCTGGCGATCGCCACCGGTGCCGGCGCCGGCGGCCGCACGCAGCTGGGCTGGGTGATCGTCGGCGGTATGACATTCGGCACCATCGTGTCACTGTTCGTCATTCCGGCCGTCTATACACTCTTGTCGCGGAAGGTGAGGCGGCCGCTGGTCGAGCCGCCACCACCCGACGCCCTGCTTCATCAGCGGCTGAAGGATGCGCCACAGCCATGATGCCGTCACATGTTTCGCCAGCGGACCCGCCCGTCACCACCGGGAATTCCATTGGCGTTTCCCCGGAAGGATGGCACGCTCTGCATGGGCTTTCGGTGCACTGGTTGCCGGCAATCCGGCAGCGGTGGCGGCGACCACCCATGACGGGCCACCTGACGGTTTTTCCTTCCGACCCCATGACCGCTCCCGGCAGAGTCCGGGCCCCAGAATGAGGACAAGATCGATGACCACTGCTGCCGAAATGACGGCCGAGCCCGTCGACACCATTGATCCGGCCGCTGATCCGGCCACCGATCCGGCCGTGCGGGCCGATGACGCCCGTGCGCTGGTCAAGCGCTTCTCGCTGTGGTCGGCCGGCGCCGGCCTGCTGCCGTTCCCGGTCCTCGACATGGCGCTGATGACCGGCGTTCAGGTGAAGATGATCTATCACCTGTCGAAGCTGTATGACATTCCGTTCAGCGAGAACCGCGCCAAGGCGGTCGTCGGCTCGCTGGTCAGCACCGTCGTCCCCGGCGGCGCCGCGATGGGCGTGGTCGGTTCGGTCGGCAGCCTGGTCAAGTCGATCCCGGTGGTCGGCACCCTGGTGGGTCTGGTTGTCACCCCTGTCGTGGGTTATGCGGTCACCTATGCGGTCGGCCGGGTGTTCATGCAGCATTTCGAGACCGGCGGCACGCTGCTGAACTTCAAGCCCGAAGAGATGCGCGAGCATTTCAAGGCCGAGTTCGAGGCTGCCAAGGCCAATGCTCCGGCGACGGCCGAGGCTGCAAAGGCCGAGGCGGCAGGCACCGAGGTCCCGACGACCGAGACCACGAAGACCGGCGACACCACCACGACCACCAAGACCTCGACCAAGACCGCCTGAACAGGCGTTCCGGTTGCGGAGACGATGAAGCCATCCGACGCGACCTCAGGGGCGCGCCGGATGGCGTTCGTTCACGTTCCGCCGCCATTCTGATCCACTGACACCTGATGCCCCGGGAGGGCACCGCTTCATGTCGTCTGCCATCGGTCTGGTCCTGCCGACCATTTATGTCGTCATGTCGATCATGGTCGGGCTGTGCTCCATCGGCCGGAAGCCCGGTTTCGTGGTCTCGTTCCTGCTGTCGTTGCTGATCACGCCGTTCGTGATGCTGCTGATATTGTACGTCACACGTCCGCGTGAGCCCGCACTGCCGCCGCGGCCGGCGAAGACCAAGCGCCGCTGATGGTGATGTCTGCCTGTCTGGCGAACCTTGCCCGTGCCGTTCCATGCGGTGGCCCCGTCGTCGGCCATCCGTCGGCATGCATTTCCCGTTTTATCGACCAGAAGACCGAGACCGCCCGGTGACGATGCCCCTGATCGATCTCATCCGCCGCGAGATGACGACCAAGCCGATGACCATGCTGGTCATCGCGGCCCTTGCCGGTGTGAGCAACGCCCTGGTGATGGCGATCATCAACACCTCATCCAGTCTTGCCGACGAGAAGGTCGACCTGCGGACGGTGGCGTTGTTCGGCATCGTGGTGGCGATCTATATCCTCAGCCAGCGTCGGATGATGCAGATCACGGCGATCGAGGTCGAGGAGATCATTCACCGTCTGCGTCGCGGCCTGATCGAGACCGTCGCCCGGTCGGATCTGCTGCCACTGGAACAGATCGGCCGCAGCAATATTCTGGCCGGCCTGATCCGCGACACCCAGACGATTTCACAGGCCGCGAACATTCTGGTGATCGCCGCCCAGTCGGTGATCCTGATCGCGCTGGCGATGATCTATATCCTGATCACCGACCGCACGGCCTTCTGGTTGAGCACCGGCTTCATCGCCATCGCGGTGTTTCTGGTCGTCCGGCGGCTGATCGATCTGCGCAACAAATATCCGATGGCGATGGGCAAGGAGAACCTTGTCTTCCAGAGCATGCGCGATGTGCTTGACGGCTTCAAAGAGGTCAAGCTTTCCGCGGCGCGTCGTGATGCGCTTCTTGAAGATATGGTTGTGGTCTCGGAACTGGCCCGTGATGCCAAGGCCGATCTTCAGGTCAAATCAGGCAACGAGTTCGTCTTCGGCCAGACGATGATCTTCCTGTTGCTGGGCGTCGTGGTGTTTCTGGTGCCCAGCATCGGCGATACAAAACCCGAGGCGGTGGTGCAGACCGCCACGGCGATCCTGTTCATCGTGGGGCCGCTGGGCATGGTGATCCAGGCGGTGCCGGTTCTGGCCATGGCCAATGCCGCCGCCGACAACCTGTCGCGCATGGACCGGATGCTGCGGGAAATCGCGGCGGCATCCGCGACCGCCACCACGACCGCCGTGACGCCCCTGACGCAGTTCGACGAGATCCGTTTCGACGGCATCACCTTCGCCTATGCCCCGGTGGGCGGCGTGGCATTCGGGGTGGGGCCGTTCGATCTGACGGTGCGCCAGGGCGAGACGATCTTCATCACCGGCGGCAATGGCTCAGGCAAATCGACCCTGGTGCGGCTGCTGGTGGGCCTGTACTACCCCGACCGAGGCATGTTGCGGCTGAACGGGCAGGTGGTCGACCGCCATTTCTATGACAGCTATCGCTCGCTGTTTTCGGTCATCTATGCCGATTACCACCTGTTCCGGCGGCTCTATGGCATCACGCCCCCCTCGGCCGAGGAGTTCCAGGCGTTGGTGACGCTGATGGAAATGGGCGGCAAAGTGGCCCTGGACAAGGACGTGTTCGACACGATCGACCTGTCGAGTGGCCAGCGTAAACGCCTGGCATTGATGGTGTCGATGATCGAGGACAGGCCGATCCTGGTGCTGGATGAATGGGCGGCCGATCAGGATCCCCAGTTCCGGCGCAAGTTTTATCGGGAATTGCTGCCGCTGTTGAAGGCGCGCGGCAAAACGGTGATCGCCATCACCCATGACGACCGCTATTTCGACGTGGCCGACCGCCGCATCGCGATGGAAGAGGGCCGGGTCGTGGCGATCGTCGAACGCGAAGCCGCCACGGGCGGGGAGGATGTGGAATGACGGTCGCGGATATGGCGGGCAGCGACGAGCCGGGGTTCTTCGGCCGGATCGGCGCCTGGTTCTGGCGCCATATATGGTCGATCACCATCACCACGCTGGTGTTGCTGGCGGCGATCATCCTGCTGTGGCCAATGGTCTTCATCACCGTGCCGGCGGGCCATGCCGGCGTGGTCTGGTACCGGTTCGGCGGCACGAATGTCGACGAGACCCGCGGCGAGGGCCTGCAGTTCATCTGGCCCTGGGACCGTCTGGAAATCTATGACGTCCGTTTTCAGACCGTGACCCAGACCTATGATGCCATCACCGCCGACGGCCTGACCGTCGGCACCACGATTTCGTTCCGCTTTCGGCTGGACGAGAAGTATGTCGGCATCCTGCACAAGAATGTCGGCCCGGATTACCTGTATAAGATCATCATCCCCGAGGTCGGGTCGGTCACCCGTGCGCGGATTTCGCAGTACACCGCCGAGGATTTCTATTCGAACCTGCGCACCATCGTACAGACCGAGATCTATGAGGGCGTGAAGACCAACTTCCTGCGGGGCAGTTCCTATAGCGCCGAGGGCGTCGATCTGATCGAGCTGGAGGATGTTCTGATCAAGGCCATTCACCTGCCCGATCGGGTGGCGCAGGCGATCGAGCGCAAGGTCGAACAGTATCAACGGCAGTTGGAATATGATTTCCGTCTGGCCAGCGAGCAGAAGGAAGCCGAGCGCAAGCGGATCGAAGGCGAAGGCATCCGGATGCTGTTCGATCAGGTGGGCGATGCCCAGATCCCGGATTACCTGACCTGGCTCGGCATCAATGCCACCGTTCAGTTGGCCCAGTCGCGCAACGGCAAGATGGTGATCATCGGCAACAAGGACAGTGGCGGCATGCCGCTGATTCTGGGCGGGATCGACAGTGGTGGATCGCAGGCGGTATCGACGCTGGAACGCGATCGCGCCAGCAATCCGCTGATTGCCGGCGACAACAATGTGGGCACGGTTGCCATCGACCCGCTGGGCACCGGCATCAACGGCCATGATGCCGCCGATGCGGCCGGCGTGACCACCGACACGGCCGGTACCGCCGGCCCGCCATCGGGTGGTGACGGTGCCGGTCCACGCACCTATGGCGGGCGCATGGACACGGGCGAGAGCGAAGCGGTCGTCGAGGGGCGCGTGCCCGCGGCCGCGGCAGCCAATCCCCAGCGCGGCACGATGCTGACGCCATCAGCCGCCGCCGCCCATGGCTTCGTGCCGGAGGCCGCCTATCCGCAGACCAGAAACAACGGCATGATGACCCAGCCGGGCATGGCGGCCGCGGCCATGGCCGGTCAGCCCGGCACCAGTGCTGCAGGCGGCGGCATGATGCCGCCGGGCTATGCCGAACATGGCCAGGCGCAGCCCGGCTATGGCCAGCCGGCCTATGGTGCGGCCGGCACCCAGCAGCCGCCATCGGGCCAGATGGGCCGCAGCATGCTGCCCGGTCAGCCGATCACGATCGATCAGGTGGCACGCTGGCTGGGCTGGTCCGAGGGCGGCGAGCTTGCCGGCGGCAATGGCCAGCAGGGCTTCGGTGCTTATGGCGTGGTTCCGGAAACCGCACCACGGACCGGCGCTGCCGGTGTCGCCGGCAGCGGCGGCTGATCAGCCGAGGTCGTCGGGCAGGCCCGCCATCAG
The Tistrella bauzanensis DNA segment above includes these coding regions:
- a CDS encoding YcjF family protein, which encodes MTTAAEMTAEPVDTIDPAADPATDPAVRADDARALVKRFSLWSAGAGLLPFPVLDMALMTGVQVKMIYHLSKLYDIPFSENRAKAVVGSLVSTVVPGGAAMGVVGSVGSLVKSIPVVGTLVGLVVTPVVGYAVTYAVGRVFMQHFETGGTLLNFKPEEMREHFKAEFEAAKANAPATAEAAKAEAAGTEVPTTETTKTGDTTTTTKTSTKTA
- a CDS encoding cyclic peptide export ABC transporter is translated as MPLIDLIRREMTTKPMTMLVIAALAGVSNALVMAIINTSSSLADEKVDLRTVALFGIVVAIYILSQRRMMQITAIEVEEIIHRLRRGLIETVARSDLLPLEQIGRSNILAGLIRDTQTISQAANILVIAAQSVILIALAMIYILITDRTAFWLSTGFIAIAVFLVVRRLIDLRNKYPMAMGKENLVFQSMRDVLDGFKEVKLSAARRDALLEDMVVVSELARDAKADLQVKSGNEFVFGQTMIFLLLGVVVFLVPSIGDTKPEAVVQTATAILFIVGPLGMVIQAVPVLAMANAAADNLSRMDRMLREIAAASATATTTAVTPLTQFDEIRFDGITFAYAPVGGVAFGVGPFDLTVRQGETIFITGGNGSGKSTLVRLLVGLYYPDRGMLRLNGQVVDRHFYDSYRSLFSVIYADYHLFRRLYGITPPSAEEFQALVTLMEMGGKVALDKDVFDTIDLSSGQRKRLALMVSMIEDRPILVLDEWAADQDPQFRRKFYRELLPLLKARGKTVIAITHDDRYFDVADRRIAMEEGRVVAIVEREAATGGEDVE
- a CDS encoding efflux RND transporter permease subunit — protein: MLISDLCIQRPVFAIVINLILALLGIYALDHLSIRQLPAMDFPYVTITTVYPGAAAEQVERQLTTPIEQAVSGVPGVQQITSQSRAGMSLVQIQFRLGLDGLLLANEVRNKVAPLTDSLPPAARAPVVAQQSLDAQPIMFVTVASQTHDALEISDTANRLLLPRISALEGVAQALLLGERRYAIRLVLDPIRLASYGLTIGDVRAAVVAQNADVPGGEIRTRTDRTDVVVEGALATAAEFERLVVRPEPGYLVRVSDIGRVEVGPESLDNAIRFDGQDVVAIGIVPQSTANPLDIAKLVKAELPALEAGLPGGFHLTIAFDSTVYIEASVHEVFETIIIAVGLVLGVVVLFLGSLRSSAIALVTIPLSLLGTLGMMAALDFSINTLTLMAVVLAIGLVVDDAIVEIENVQRHVDDGLDPFTASFLGSREIGFAVIATTLTLAAVFAPIGLVGGQIGMLFREFAFTLAGAVLVSGFIARTLSPMMCARLIGTRSERGYARRVERLSERVAVAYGRLLGWLLHHRWIIVLAVVGALVFGYGQAGRLGFAFAPTEDQGYILFDIEARGTSTLSHLEDQVAGLETILRGVPEATGALTLLGSPSPSKANAYLLLKPWDQRQRSALEIGDALKPQLAALPGLRVNVLQVSPLGGGGSSRPIQLMITTTGDYQDLAAAMDRLVERARAVPSIADPASSLQLERPELRVTLDRDGAGEQGVTATALGDTLQAALGGNPVSTFSNRGELYKVIIDLPPEWRGSIDTINTLEVRGKSADPLPLRDFVQVTRGVGADMLEHTDGLRSATFTAGVAPGHTAAEAFAALLPLTTQALDPGMKPVLGGDAAKAGAESGSAGTVLLLALVFIYFMLSAQFESFRDPAIVLAVAPLAVAGAIVTLAETGGGLNIYSFIGFVTLIGLIAKHGILITEFANQLRDAGRDRTEAVVEAATTRLRPIIMTTIATVLGAVPLAIATGAGAGGRTQLGWVIVGGMTFGTIVSLFVIPAVYTLLSRKVRRPLVEPPPPDALLHQRLKDAPQP
- a CDS encoding efflux RND transporter periplasmic adaptor subunit, with amino-acid sequence MRLWRWLAVLVVMGIVAAGIWGWQSGMLPQMLAENMSPTAASSPSTPGQTSTAAQEGSGPASASSSAADAPAVTVSVTRAVRGTAIDSLTTFGTIEPRAMIVLSPQSGGHVTEVLFQEGGRVTAVQPLVRLDDRVARSELASAQAAAHLDRETLKRDSELGRRGTKSHADIDRSRAALAASQASLAVKQTQLDLLTLRAPIDGVTMTRKVEVGSFLAPGEEAVTVADHSQLRVTFRLSERLLPRLSVGQPVTITAESLGTRPIDGKVTLVDPSVEADSRSVLLRAGLTPADVAGRAVYPGLFVNVSLELGRRTGAILVPRPAVQSSLSGDYVFVVEPDASGRDTGRAVRRAVTIGADGTDGLVEVVSGLDEGTAVVSTGQFKVEDGMRVAIVPASTPTPASTPAPASTPAAAPASGGAG
- a CDS encoding prohibitin family protein, giving the protein MTVADMAGSDEPGFFGRIGAWFWRHIWSITITTLVLLAAIILLWPMVFITVPAGHAGVVWYRFGGTNVDETRGEGLQFIWPWDRLEIYDVRFQTVTQTYDAITADGLTVGTTISFRFRLDEKYVGILHKNVGPDYLYKIIIPEVGSVTRARISQYTAEDFYSNLRTIVQTEIYEGVKTNFLRGSSYSAEGVDLIELEDVLIKAIHLPDRVAQAIERKVEQYQRQLEYDFRLASEQKEAERKRIEGEGIRMLFDQVGDAQIPDYLTWLGINATVQLAQSRNGKMVIIGNKDSGGMPLILGGIDSGGSQAVSTLERDRASNPLIAGDNNVGTVAIDPLGTGINGHDAADAAGVTTDTAGTAGPPSGGDGAGPRTYGGRMDTGESEAVVEGRVPAAAAANPQRGTMLTPSAAAAHGFVPEAAYPQTRNNGMMTQPGMAAAAMAGQPGTSAAGGGMMPPGYAEHGQAQPGYGQPAYGAAGTQQPPSGQMGRSMLPGQPITIDQVARWLGWSEGGELAGGNGQQGFGAYGVVPETAPRTGAAGVAGSGG